From a region of the Desulfofundulus luciae genome:
- a CDS encoding MarR family transcriptional regulator, whose product MNGRVRDVREVVREEMLMRDKILDVLKDGPKTVPEIAEAVGYPCHEVMFWVMGMRKYGHLCEDELTDEGYYKYRAVIKEES is encoded by the coding sequence ATGAACGGCAGGGTGAGAGACGTCAGGGAAGTCGTCAGGGAAGAAATGCTGATGAGGGATAAGATCCTCGATGTCCTGAAGGACGGTCCCAAAACCGTTCCGGAAATAGCGGAAGCAGTGGGTTATCCTTGCCATGAAGTCATGTTCTGGGTCATGGGCATGCGCAAATACGGCCATTTATGTGAGGACGAGTTAACCGACGAGGGCTATTACAAGTACAGGGCGGTAATCAAGGAGGAGAGCTGA
- a CDS encoding CoB--CoM heterodisulfide reductase iron-sulfur subunit A family protein — MSDRRIGVYICHCGGNISDYVDVDRVVKAVCDEPGVVVARTAVFTCSDAAQQEIIQDIKEQNLDGLVVASCSPKLHLYTFRDVARRAGLNPYQYTQVNIREQCSWAHTGDREGATEKAIRLVRAGIARTNLTEPLQPVKIDTVPGVLIIGAGIAGLRAAIGLADIGICVYLVERAPVVGGWVARFGKMYPHGKKGRELIDQLLDEVKKRESITLFTNAEVVEKSGSMGDFHVRIRIKEPAESDIGVRVGAIIVATGFDPYQPREGEYGYGLEGVMTLAAFQELLDNSGGRLVYNGREIKDVVYIYCVGSRQGTDMENANRYCSRYCCNATVHAANLAFEKNPEIHQFHLFRDMRTYGRFELLYREALKRGATFLKFDASEPPRVEQGGNGKLKVTVKDLLTSGEEFEIRADVVVLATGMVPKKNGKLVDILKLPVGRDGFFNEIHPKLRPVETVVDGVFICGACQGPKNSSESVASALAAVAQSASILKKGYVELEPLIAAVDPQLCTWCGVCAQACPYSAIEQEQYRGREVARVNEAVCKGCGGCVPTCSRDALNLRGYTGAQIKSMIDALVKEIC; from the coding sequence ATGAGCGACCGGAGAATAGGCGTGTACATCTGCCATTGTGGCGGGAACATTTCCGATTACGTGGATGTAGACAGAGTGGTCAAGGCCGTTTGTGACGAGCCGGGAGTCGTGGTGGCCAGGACGGCCGTGTTCACCTGTTCCGATGCCGCCCAGCAGGAAATAATTCAGGATATTAAGGAGCAAAACTTGGACGGCCTGGTGGTGGCGTCCTGTTCCCCGAAACTGCACCTTTACACCTTCAGGGACGTGGCCAGAAGGGCGGGGCTTAACCCGTACCAGTATACCCAGGTTAATATCAGGGAGCAGTGCTCCTGGGCCCATACCGGTGACAGGGAAGGAGCCACCGAAAAGGCCATCAGGCTGGTAAGGGCGGGGATTGCCAGGACCAATTTAACCGAGCCGCTTCAACCCGTTAAAATTGACACGGTACCCGGGGTATTGATTATTGGCGCGGGGATAGCGGGCCTGCGGGCGGCCATTGGGCTGGCGGACATCGGCATCTGTGTTTACCTGGTGGAGCGGGCTCCGGTTGTGGGCGGATGGGTTGCCCGGTTTGGAAAGATGTACCCCCACGGGAAGAAGGGCCGGGAGTTAATTGATCAGTTGCTTGACGAGGTTAAAAAGAGAGAAAGCATTACTCTTTTCACCAATGCCGAGGTGGTGGAAAAATCGGGAAGCATGGGGGACTTCCACGTAAGGATAAGAATAAAAGAGCCTGCGGAAAGCGATATTGGTGTGCGGGTGGGAGCAATCATTGTGGCCACGGGTTTTGATCCTTATCAACCGCGGGAAGGTGAGTACGGTTACGGGCTGGAGGGCGTAATGACCCTTGCCGCATTCCAGGAGCTCCTGGACAATTCCGGCGGCAGGCTGGTTTACAACGGCAGGGAAATAAAGGACGTGGTCTACATTTACTGCGTCGGAAGCAGGCAGGGTACGGATATGGAAAACGCCAATCGTTATTGCTCCCGTTACTGCTGTAATGCGACGGTTCATGCTGCCAATCTGGCTTTTGAAAAGAACCCCGAAATTCATCAGTTTCACCTTTTCCGGGACATGCGGACCTACGGCAGGTTTGAGCTGCTTTACAGGGAGGCATTAAAGCGGGGGGCCACCTTTCTTAAGTTTGACGCAAGCGAGCCTCCCAGGGTTGAACAGGGTGGGAACGGGAAATTAAAGGTGACCGTTAAGGATTTGCTGACCTCTGGAGAAGAGTTTGAAATACGGGCCGACGTTGTGGTTCTGGCCACCGGCATGGTCCCCAAAAAGAACGGGAAGCTGGTGGATATCTTGAAGCTGCCCGTGGGAAGGGACGGGTTTTTCAACGAGATACACCCCAAACTGCGTCCGGTGGAAACGGTGGTGGACGGCGTGTTCATCTGCGGTGCCTGCCAGGGTCCCAAGAACTCTTCCGAAAGCGTGGCCTCCGCCCTGGCGGCGGTTGCCCAGAGCGCTTCCATCCTCAAAAAAGGCTATGTTGAGCTTGAGCCGCTCATTGCCGCCGTGGATCCCCAGCTGTGTACCTGGTGCGGGGTGTGTGCCCAGGCCTGTCCTTACTCCGCCATTGAACAAGAGCAATACCGGGGCAGGGAAGTGGCCCGGGTAAACGAAGCGGTCTGCAAGGGCTGCGGCGGCTGCGTTCCAACCTGTTCCCGGGATGCCCTCAATCTCAGGGGTTATACAGGCGCACAGATCAAGTCCATGATTGATGCTCTGGTAAAGGAGATATGCTGA
- a CDS encoding FAD-dependent oxidoreductase, whose amino-acid sequence MSYDVLVIGSGIGGMESALKLGDMGYKVLLVEKEASVGGKMILLSKVFPTLDCASCISTPKMAATVHHPNIEVMIYSEVEEIRRLPNGRFNVKVRQKPTFINHTLCTGCRQCEMNCNVAVPDQFNFDMVARRAAYIPFPQAVPKKAVIEREGTSPCSFTCPAGIKAHGYIALVRGGKYREAFDLVLESTPLVGSLGRACYAPCEGECTRGGLEGPLPIRRIKRFIADRYYREHSEPASSPPDELKDKKVAVVGAGPAGLTAAFFLARKGYRVTIFEARAQPGGMLRTAIPSFRLPKHVVDRDIKNVTALGVEIKTGVKVEDLEELKNSGFDAIFVATGTPGAKKMGVEGEDLDGVVSALDFLQQVNLDRKISLKDRTVVVVGGGNVAIDAARVAVRLGAKRVIVQYRRSRAEMPAHDREITAAEREGVEFQYLSVPKKFIGRDGILTAVESMKMELGEPDAGGRRKSKPVEGSEYRIAADMVITAVGLEPETKAFQKLLQINDNHTISVDPETLQTTVPYVFAGGDVVTGPSMIVNAVAQGRRAAFFIDRYLKGEELKGADFDYRTPVVNKEKVMARQQSYRTLLPVESGEILREKPGDFSETELPLTEEQARYSAGRCLDCGICSECRQCVATCPANAVDLSMKEEKKEFQVNAVIIATGFQLFPAHQKPQYGYGKFKNVITGMQMDRLLAPTRPYNGVLRPSDGKVPESIAFVLCTGSRDQSVNNPLCSRVCCMYSVKQNQLIMGALPLADVTVYYIDVRAFGKGYEEFYDQARAMGASFVKGRIARIEEKEDGNLILYYEDIDNGGKLARAEHDLVVLSVGLLPNPRVQNLFAGEKLELDEYLFVREVDEDLNPGKTSIDGVFVAGAASGARDIPDSILHAGAAAAQAAAYVERIRVTK is encoded by the coding sequence ATGAGCTACGATGTTCTCGTGATCGGCAGCGGGATTGGGGGTATGGAGTCAGCCCTCAAACTGGGGGACATGGGATACAAGGTCCTGCTGGTGGAAAAGGAAGCCAGTGTTGGCGGTAAAATGATTCTGTTGAGCAAGGTATTCCCAACCCTTGATTGTGCCAGTTGCATCTCCACGCCCAAAATGGCCGCCACAGTGCATCACCCCAATATTGAGGTAATGATTTATTCCGAAGTGGAGGAGATCAGGAGGCTCCCAAACGGCAGGTTTAACGTGAAGGTCCGCCAAAAGCCCACCTTTATTAACCACACCCTGTGCACCGGCTGCCGGCAGTGTGAAATGAACTGTAACGTAGCGGTTCCGGATCAATTCAACTTCGATATGGTGGCCAGGAGGGCCGCTTATATCCCCTTCCCCCAGGCCGTTCCGAAAAAGGCCGTTATTGAGCGGGAAGGTACATCCCCCTGTTCCTTCACCTGCCCGGCGGGCATAAAAGCCCATGGTTACATCGCCCTGGTCAGGGGTGGGAAATACCGGGAAGCCTTTGACCTGGTACTGGAAAGCACGCCCCTGGTGGGCAGCCTGGGCAGGGCCTGCTATGCACCCTGCGAAGGCGAGTGTACCAGGGGCGGCCTTGAGGGGCCCCTGCCCATCAGGAGAATTAAACGTTTTATTGCCGACCGCTATTACCGGGAGCACTCCGAGCCCGCGTCCAGCCCTCCAGATGAACTTAAGGACAAAAAGGTCGCCGTTGTGGGAGCGGGGCCGGCCGGCCTTACCGCCGCCTTCTTCCTGGCCAGGAAAGGCTACCGGGTGACCATTTTTGAAGCCCGGGCGCAGCCCGGCGGCATGCTGCGCACGGCCATACCTTCCTTCAGGCTCCCCAAACACGTGGTGGACAGGGATATCAAAAATGTAACGGCCCTGGGGGTGGAGATCAAAACAGGGGTGAAGGTGGAAGACCTGGAGGAGCTGAAAAATAGCGGCTTTGACGCCATATTCGTGGCCACCGGTACGCCGGGCGCTAAAAAGATGGGAGTTGAGGGCGAAGACCTGGACGGTGTGGTCAGCGCCCTGGATTTCCTGCAGCAGGTGAACCTGGACCGGAAGATCTCCCTCAAGGACAGGACGGTTGTCGTGGTGGGCGGCGGCAATGTGGCCATAGATGCGGCCAGGGTGGCCGTGAGGCTGGGCGCTAAAAGGGTGATCGTGCAGTACCGGCGAAGCAGGGCCGAGATGCCCGCCCATGACCGGGAAATTACGGCGGCTGAACGGGAAGGAGTAGAATTTCAATACTTAAGCGTGCCCAAAAAGTTTATCGGCCGGGATGGAATACTAACCGCAGTTGAAAGTATGAAGATGGAGCTGGGTGAACCGGATGCCGGCGGGAGGAGAAAGTCGAAACCGGTTGAAGGTTCCGAATACAGAATTGCGGCCGACATGGTCATAACTGCCGTCGGCCTTGAGCCCGAGACAAAAGCTTTTCAAAAGCTTTTGCAAATTAACGATAACCATACCATCAGTGTTGACCCGGAAACCTTGCAGACCACGGTGCCTTATGTCTTTGCCGGGGGAGACGTGGTCACCGGGCCCTCCATGATTGTCAACGCCGTCGCCCAGGGTAGACGGGCGGCTTTCTTCATCGACCGCTATTTAAAAGGGGAAGAGCTCAAAGGGGCAGATTTTGATTACAGGACGCCGGTTGTGAATAAGGAAAAGGTTATGGCCAGGCAGCAAAGCTACCGGACCCTTCTCCCGGTGGAGAGTGGCGAAATCCTGCGGGAGAAACCCGGCGATTTTTCGGAAACGGAACTTCCCCTGACTGAAGAACAGGCGCGGTACAGTGCCGGGAGATGCCTTGACTGCGGGATATGCTCCGAATGCCGTCAGTGTGTGGCCACCTGTCCGGCCAATGCCGTTGACCTGTCTATGAAGGAGGAGAAAAAGGAGTTTCAGGTCAATGCCGTGATCATAGCCACCGGGTTTCAACTTTTCCCCGCCCATCAAAAGCCGCAATACGGATACGGGAAATTTAAAAACGTCATTACCGGCATGCAGATGGACCGGTTGCTGGCTCCCACCAGGCCATACAACGGTGTGTTGAGACCATCCGACGGCAAGGTTCCCGAGAGCATAGCTTTTGTCCTCTGTACCGGGTCAAGGGACCAGTCCGTAAACAACCCCCTGTGTTCCAGGGTGTGCTGCATGTATTCGGTCAAGCAAAATCAGCTCATCATGGGTGCGCTACCTCTTGCGGACGTGACGGTTTATTACATCGATGTACGGGCCTTCGGCAAAGGGTATGAGGAGTTTTACGACCAGGCAAGGGCCATGGGCGCCAGTTTTGTAAAGGGGAGAATTGCCAGGATCGAGGAAAAGGAAGACGGCAATCTCATTCTTTACTATGAAGACATTGATAACGGCGGGAAGCTGGCCCGGGCGGAACACGACCTGGTGGTTCTATCCGTAGGACTTCTCCCCAATCCCCGGGTACAAAATCTGTTTGCAGGCGAGAAACTGGAATTAGATGAGTACCTTTTCGTCAGGGAAGTGGATGAGGACCTGAACCCGGGCAAAACAAGTATTGATGGGGTCTTCGTGGCCGGGGCTGCTTCCGGTGCCAGGGACATACCCGACTCCATATTGCACGCCGGGGCGGCTGCAGCTCAGGCGGCAGCCTATGTGGAAAGGATAAGGGTGACAAAATGA
- a CDS encoding hydrogenase iron-sulfur subunit: protein MPGQANTGKDFSPKILVFSTNNISDPGIDLAGSSHMHYPPSVMVISMPCTSGIKPEWILYAVEKGFDGVFLAADGEECAYLPDCAERTSDIVQKAQELLGRKGYEPQRVRMSAICSVCAGPFTSHMKEFSESLKKLGPARKG, encoded by the coding sequence ATGCCCGGGCAGGCTAACACAGGCAAAGATTTTTCCCCGAAGATCCTCGTCTTTTCCACAAACAACATTTCCGACCCGGGCATCGACCTCGCCGGCAGTTCCCACATGCACTACCCGCCTTCGGTTATGGTCATCAGCATGCCCTGCACCAGCGGCATCAAGCCCGAGTGGATTTTATACGCGGTGGAAAAAGGTTTTGACGGAGTTTTTTTGGCCGCCGACGGGGAAGAATGCGCCTATCTTCCGGACTGTGCGGAAAGGACGTCTGATATCGTGCAAAAGGCACAGGAGCTTCTCGGCCGGAAAGGGTATGAGCCCCAACGGGTGAGAATGTCGGCCATTTGCTCGGTCTGCGCCGGGCCGTTCACCAGCCATATGAAAGAATTTTCCGAGTCTTTGAAGAAGCTCGGACCCGCCAGGAAGGGATAA
- a CDS encoding sulfurtransferase TusA family protein translates to MTTGELKNIKASKVVDARGVSCPGPIMAAKKAIADVKVGEIMEILATDSGSQKDIPAWAKKMGHEFLGVLEEAGYWKLYVKRMK, encoded by the coding sequence ATGACCACTGGGGAGCTGAAAAACATTAAGGCCAGCAAAGTTGTGGACGCAAGGGGGGTTTCCTGCCCCGGACCGATTATGGCGGCAAAAAAGGCCATAGCGGATGTTAAGGTGGGAGAAATTATGGAGATTCTGGCCACTGACTCCGGATCCCAAAAAGATATTCCGGCCTGGGCCAAGAAAATGGGACACGAGTTTCTCGGTGTGCTTGAAGAAGCCGGTTACTGGAAGCTCTACGTAAAGAGGATGAAGTAA
- the rimI gene encoding ribosomal protein S18-alanine N-acetyltransferase — protein sequence MPMELTFAEMSCDHLDEVLAIEQASFTTPWSRHAFTYELLQNEFAVYIVVLAGQKVVGYAGMWLVLDEAHVTNVAVHPQYRRRHIGRKLMQELMRRAVTLGASRMTLEVRTSNHVARHLYTSLGFVERGRRRGYYTDTNEDAVIMWKDPLDGFKGGGTG from the coding sequence ATGCCTATGGAACTGACTTTTGCCGAAATGTCCTGCGATCATCTGGATGAGGTACTGGCCATTGAGCAGGCATCTTTTACCACTCCATGGTCCCGCCATGCCTTTACATATGAATTGTTGCAAAACGAGTTTGCCGTATACATCGTTGTTCTGGCGGGTCAAAAGGTGGTCGGCTATGCCGGGATGTGGCTGGTTCTGGATGAGGCCCACGTGACCAATGTGGCCGTGCATCCCCAGTACCGCCGGCGCCATATCGGACGGAAACTGATGCAGGAACTCATGCGCCGGGCGGTCACGCTGGGAGCCAGCCGTATGACCCTTGAGGTGCGCACTTCCAACCACGTGGCCCGGCACCTTTATACATCCCTGGGTTTCGTGGAACGGGGCCGGCGCCGGGGATATTACACCGACACCAACGAGGACGCCGTGATCATGTGGAAGGACCCCCTTGACGGCTTTAAAGGAGGTGGTACTGGATGA
- the tsaB gene encoding tRNA (adenosine(37)-N6)-threonylcarbamoyltransferase complex dimerization subunit type 1 TsaB, translating into MFVLGIEAATPVAAVAVVQGERVLAERMVNNLRTHSVNLLPMIKAVLEDARVTREDLGGIAVSSGPGSFTGLRIGMATAKTLAQVWELPIVGISTLDALAYPLTGQGGLICPILNARKDEVYAAVYRTVEGKLERLEGPMAVRPGELVRRLEPLELPVTLSGDGVPIYGEFFKKQLGKRVFFAPGSARWPRGAPVAELGYRLLMAGEGKDPLELLPNYIRLSEAEVKWLQKQKG; encoded by the coding sequence TTGTTCGTGCTGGGTATTGAGGCCGCCACGCCGGTGGCTGCAGTGGCCGTGGTCCAGGGGGAAAGGGTGCTGGCCGAGCGGATGGTTAACAACCTGCGCACCCACTCGGTGAACCTCCTGCCCATGATTAAAGCCGTGCTGGAAGACGCCCGGGTTACCCGGGAGGATCTGGGCGGCATCGCCGTTTCATCGGGGCCCGGTTCTTTTACCGGCCTGCGCATCGGCATGGCTACGGCCAAAACCCTGGCCCAGGTATGGGAATTACCCATTGTGGGTATCAGCACCCTGGACGCCCTGGCGTATCCTTTAACCGGCCAGGGCGGGTTAATTTGCCCTATTCTTAACGCCCGGAAAGATGAGGTCTATGCGGCGGTATATCGAACGGTCGAGGGGAAACTGGAACGCCTGGAAGGCCCTATGGCGGTCCGGCCCGGGGAACTGGTGCGGCGTCTTGAACCCCTGGAACTCCCGGTTACCCTGTCGGGCGACGGGGTGCCCATTTACGGCGAATTCTTTAAAAAACAACTGGGCAAGAGAGTTTTCTTTGCCCCGGGTAGTGCCCGCTGGCCCCGGGGTGCCCCGGTGGCCGAGCTGGGTTACCGGCTGCTGATGGCCGGGGAAGGAAAGGATCCCCTTGAACTGTTGCCCAACTACATCCGGTTATCCGAAGCGGAAGTGAAATGGCTCCAAAAACAAAAAGGGTAA